One Rubripirellula reticaptiva genomic region harbors:
- a CDS encoding carbon-nitrogen hydrolase family protein — MIPFAIGGLQLNTSGLRDNLPYMNAKLDYFMYLFPWVQMVVFSELAAYGPNPAKAEPLPGPAERNFQEMAAKHKIWVVTGSLVEILNGQHYNTLSVIDPTGKVIGRYRKMFPFLPYEEGTTCGGSFFVFDVPDVGRFGVSICYDMWFPETTRVLASMGAEVILHPTLTNTIDRDVELCIARANAATNQCFMIDINGVGDGGNGKSIMCGPNGEVLHQFGSNEEMVPMEIDLERVRRSREVGMRGLGQPLKSFRDSEVIFPVYAPGGKNTEYLQSLGPLAKMSRGSRAGLDEATQA; from the coding sequence TTGATTCCATTTGCCATTGGCGGCCTACAACTCAACACATCAGGGCTGCGAGACAACCTACCGTACATGAACGCAAAGCTCGACTATTTCATGTATCTCTTTCCATGGGTTCAAATGGTCGTGTTTAGCGAACTGGCGGCCTACGGTCCCAACCCAGCCAAAGCGGAACCCTTGCCCGGCCCGGCCGAACGCAATTTCCAAGAAATGGCGGCCAAGCACAAAATTTGGGTCGTCACCGGCTCACTCGTCGAAATCCTCAATGGCCAACACTACAACACCCTGTCCGTGATTGATCCCACCGGAAAAGTCATCGGACGTTACCGCAAGATGTTTCCATTTTTACCTTACGAGGAAGGCACGACATGCGGCGGATCGTTCTTTGTGTTCGACGTGCCAGATGTCGGCCGTTTTGGCGTTTCGATTTGTTATGACATGTGGTTCCCCGAAACCACACGAGTGCTCGCCAGCATGGGCGCGGAAGTCATCCTGCACCCGACGCTCACCAACACGATTGATCGCGACGTCGAACTGTGCATTGCACGAGCCAACGCGGCGACGAATCAGTGCTTCATGATCGACATCAATGGCGTCGGTGATGGGGGCAACGGCAAATCGATCATGTGCGGCCCCAACGGCGAAGTACTGCATCAATTCGGATCCAATGAAGAAATGGTTCCGATGGAAATCGACTTGGAACGAGTCCGACGGTCTCGTGAAGTCGGCATGCGGGGACTCGGCCAACCGCTGAAGAGCTTCCGCGACTCGGAAGTCATCTTTCCAGTCTACGCACCGGGCGGAAAGAACACCGAGTACCTGCAGTCCCTCGGCCCGCTAGCGAAGATGTCACGGGGATCACGAGCTGGTCTCGACGAAGCCACTCAGGCGTAG
- a CDS encoding aspartate aminotransferase family protein, translating into MATDADLIARRAAVTPRGISMATSLIADSSSGAVLRDPSGREVIDFGGGIGVMNVGHCQPKVVKAITDQANRLLHSCFQVATYEPYVALCEKLAEILPHVDVTKLAGDACTGHTKTMLVNTGAEAVENAIKIARQATNRSAVICFTDGFHGRSMMAMSLTSKFGYKIGCGPYAPEVYRLPFPNHYRYGDGLGEAQFVERELNRFRESLINTVAAEQVAAVILEPIQGEGGFVPAPLAYLQGLRELCDENGILLILDEVQSGFCRTGRWAAYEHYDILPDISTWAKSMGGGLPIGAVMGRSEIMDAARLGTIGGTYGGNPVSCAASLATIKLMEELNLNARATEIGNTMFARLRELQGRFPDYIGDVRGRGAMVGVELVNNGNPKSPATELTSRVLKASMLRDVLILRAGIHGNVIRFLMPLVISDQQLNDGLDIVTEEIAKAIQNP; encoded by the coding sequence ATGGCGACTGATGCGGACTTGATTGCTCGACGAGCCGCCGTGACCCCTCGCGGTATTTCGATGGCCACGTCGCTGATTGCCGATTCAAGTTCCGGCGCCGTGTTGCGTGACCCGAGTGGTCGCGAGGTGATCGATTTCGGCGGCGGCATCGGAGTGATGAACGTTGGACACTGTCAGCCGAAAGTGGTGAAAGCGATTACCGATCAAGCAAATCGCTTGCTTCACAGCTGCTTTCAAGTTGCCACTTACGAACCCTATGTCGCGCTCTGCGAAAAGCTGGCTGAGATTCTGCCTCACGTCGATGTCACAAAGCTAGCCGGCGATGCCTGCACGGGTCACACCAAGACGATGCTGGTCAACACGGGCGCCGAAGCCGTCGAGAACGCCATCAAGATCGCTCGCCAAGCGACCAACCGTTCCGCGGTGATCTGTTTCACCGACGGTTTTCACGGACGGTCGATGATGGCAATGTCGCTAACGTCAAAGTTTGGCTACAAGATCGGCTGCGGACCCTACGCCCCCGAAGTCTATCGGCTGCCGTTTCCAAATCACTATCGTTACGGCGATGGACTCGGCGAGGCTCAGTTTGTCGAACGCGAATTGAATCGTTTTCGCGAATCACTAATCAATACGGTCGCTGCCGAACAAGTGGCGGCTGTGATCTTGGAACCCATTCAAGGCGAAGGCGGCTTTGTGCCCGCGCCGCTGGCCTATCTGCAAGGACTTCGTGAACTATGCGACGAGAACGGCATTCTGCTGATACTTGATGAAGTCCAATCGGGATTTTGCCGAACCGGGCGATGGGCTGCTTACGAACACTACGACATCTTGCCAGACATTTCGACATGGGCCAAATCAATGGGCGGTGGTCTGCCTATCGGTGCCGTCATGGGCCGTAGCGAGATCATGGACGCGGCTCGATTAGGCACGATTGGCGGAACTTACGGCGGCAACCCTGTCTCGTGCGCCGCGTCGCTGGCCACGATCAAGTTGATGGAAGAACTAAACCTCAATGCGCGTGCTACCGAGATTGGCAATACCATGTTCGCACGACTCCGCGAACTGCAAGGCCGTTTTCCGGATTACATCGGCGATGTCCGTGGACGCGGCGCGATGGTCGGCGTCGAACTCGTCAACAACGGTAATCCCAAATCGCCAGCAACCGAACTGACGTCACGCGTCTTAAAAGCTTCGATGTTGCGTGACGTCCTGATTCTTCGTGCCGGAATCCACGGCAACGTGATTCGCTTCCTGATGCCGCTGGTAATTTCCGATCAACAACTCAATGACGGACTGGACATCGTGACCGAGGAAATCGCTAAAGCAATCCAGAATCCCTGA
- a CDS encoding cupin domain-containing protein produces MLSEKASASVHVGESNEVGARIRRLRTAHGMSQRELAKQASVTNGAISMIEQDRVSPSIASLKKILTVFGLSLADFFAEEFEPDREIFFRAHEMNRISDGTVVLRQIGGTVTGRKMQVLHETYVPGGDTGPTMLRHDGEEAGVIVRGEIELTVGNQCEVLGPGDGYYFSSQLPHRFRNIGKIDCEIVSSCTPPTF; encoded by the coding sequence ATGTTGAGCGAAAAGGCAAGTGCTTCAGTTCACGTTGGTGAGTCCAATGAAGTGGGGGCCAGGATTCGTCGGCTGCGAACGGCACACGGCATGTCGCAGCGAGAGTTGGCGAAGCAGGCGAGTGTGACCAACGGCGCTATATCGATGATCGAGCAAGATCGTGTTAGTCCGTCAATCGCATCGTTGAAGAAGATTTTGACTGTGTTCGGGTTATCGCTCGCCGATTTTTTTGCCGAGGAGTTCGAGCCAGATCGAGAGATCTTTTTTCGCGCCCATGAAATGAATCGCATTTCCGACGGCACGGTCGTGCTGCGTCAGATCGGCGGAACGGTTACCGGACGCAAGATGCAGGTGCTGCACGAAACTTATGTGCCGGGCGGTGACACCGGTCCCACCATGCTTCGTCACGATGGCGAAGAGGCGGGGGTGATTGTTCGCGGCGAAATCGAGTTGACCGTTGGCAATCAATGCGAAGTGCTGGGGCCGGGCGATGGTTATTACTTTTCAAGCCAGTTGCCACATCGTTTTCGCAACATCGGAAAAATCGATTGCGAGATCGTCAGTTCATGCACGCCGCCGACTTTTTAG